ATGGGTGCGTGCGGGCTTGTGGACCCCGGCCTTGCGCACGGCAACGCGAACATGCTTTGTCAGCGTCGACGCGTGCATATGGTGCCGACGCCTAACGCCGGATCGGGGATCGGTGCCGATTTCCGCAGACGGAAACATAAATTGCCAGCCGAGTTCGCGCGCCGCCGAAGGGTATTTTTTCGCCAGTGCATCTGGCAGGTGCACCTCTCCAAGGCCGTCGAGGCAGTCCTGCGCATGGATGAATGCGACCCGCTGAATCTGCTGCCTGAGCTCAGGTTTCAGACCCTGCGGAAGCATGGTAGTGCGGTCTTTATTGCCCTTTCCCGCGCGGACATAAATATTATTGCTACCAAAATCGACGTCTTTCACCCTGAGAGACAGCAATTCCGCACTGCGCAGGCCCGAGCCGTACATCAACTCCACCTGCAGTCTGTAAATGCCTTTCAGTTGTGCCAGTATTGCCCGGATCTCCGCGGGGCTGTATACCACCGGCAAGCGGCGAGGCCCCCGGGCCGGCTTGAACTGCAATGATTCTGTATCCCGCCCCATAAAGCGCTTGTAGAGATATACCAACGCATTCAGGGCTATACGCTGCGTGTTTATAGAGCAATCTCTCTCCACCGACAGCTGACTGAGAAATTGCTCTATTTCGGCAACCCCCATTTCAGCGGGATGGCGCAGCTTATAAAAGTGAATAAAGCGCTTGATCCAGTGTATATAGGTCTGCTCTGTCCGGTACGATAGTCCGGATTCACGCATATGCAGCCGAAGTTTTTGCACAAAACGGCCGGACTGAGTTTTGGGAATGCGGTGGCGAATGTCATCCATGAATCAATCTCCAACTGTTTTTATATACAGTAGATGGCGCGAGCCAAAAGAGTCAATCCCCAGATCACGCGACGCGTCGCCTATCCACGCGGATATTGCCGTAAGTCATTGACTTTAAACGGTTGCAGCTTATGATCAAAAGATAAAAATACATGTTGCAAAACACGACGCGTCGCGTTTTCCCAGAGTGGAATCGCATCGGAATCCGATAAGGTATTGAAAAATAAGAAATTTCTTCTTCTCGTGATTTATCTTTGTCGTGGATAGGCGATGATTGGATATAAAGACGCGTCTTATTAATAAACTGTTAAGGTTTCGGTATGCCTCGGTATTTTATACACAATGGGTATAGCGGTTGGTCGTATGGAACACCGAGCGATCCTCAGCTGGTGAGCACAGCGGATGCGGCTGAGATCATGCGGAGAGCCAACCTCAGTAGTGATGAAGTTTCATTGGTTATACCTGCCGCACAATATGCGAATGAAGGTGAAACTTTGTTTAGAATCACCGGAAATAACCGGTTCATTTTTTTCGGTGAAGCCGAAGAGTGTGCCGACGTAAATCCAGAAAAAGTTAGTACTCCATTGAGTATACGGTGGTAATAACCTTAACAAGGCGAGGCAGTTCGTTCCGGCCCTGCGGGCCTCCACCGGACAGCTTACTTTGCGCACTTTATGCGCAGGTCGCTTCGCTCCCATTTTTGCGCATAATGCGCCCAAAGTAAGCTGCCGCTGCTCGCGGCGTTATGAATCTTAGAGCCTGAGCGTAACGCCGGTCTCTTTTAACTATGGGGCGATCTTCATAAGAAGTTGTCCTCTGTACACCGCATAAGTGGAAGTGCAGATCTACAGAGGAAATTGAAATGCCGCGTAGGCTTACTCAAACTCAAAAGGGAACACATCAAGCGCTCAAAAATTCATCATTTGAGAGTATGGTTGTGTCGTGGTTAATGCAGGATGGCTGGCAAGTTTTCTTGCCAATCCTGGATCATGGGCATCAAACGGATATATTGATCTCTGACGGGCCAAATTATTACCGTATTCAGGTAAAAACTGTGGCTGCAACGGATCATAACCATCGCGGTTTCAAGTAATAACTGCAATTTCTTCATGCAGCGAGCAAATCGTCCCGCCGCCCCATAAATAGCTCATTTGGCGATCGTCCACCCCTGGTCGCTCTTGGTCTGCTGTTCAGGCGGTCCATGACAAACTGAACCTGCTCATCCGATACCGTACTGAAGTCCGTTCCCTTCGGGAAATATTGCCGAATAAGACCATTGGTATTTTCATTGATTCCACGCTCCCATGATGCATAGGGATGGGCAAAGTAAATATCCGCCTCCAGTCCTTTCGCGATCTCTTCATGACCGGCAAACTCAAGGCCATTGTCGAACGTGATTGTTTTGACTTTCTCCTTAAGGTGTACCATATGCGCAACCGCTGCAGCGGCGAGCAAGTCGGCTCTCTTGCCCGTCAGCAACACAATGACCGTATACAGCGATTTGCGCTCTACCAGGGTCAATAGCGCACCTTTGCGGCCTTTGCCGATGACTGTATCGCCTTCCCAGTCGCCAATTCGGTTACCCAGGTCAACAACCTCAGGGCGTTCATCAATACTCACTCTGTTCTTGATCTTGCCGCGTTGATCGTTGCTGCCGTAACGCTTGCGGTAGGGCTTTGACGCTACTCGCAGATGCGTATACAAATCGCCGCCATGAGCCTTGTCGGCATAGATCAGCTGATAAATTGTCTCATGATGTAAGGAAATACCCGTACACCGTTTCAGATAATCTGCTACCTGCTGCGGGCTTAACTCCTGCCGGAGCAGCGTTTCAATCTGATCACGTACCTCGTCCGTCACCTTCCGAGCCTTGTGGGCCCCATACCGTCTAACATTCGACAGCTTTTGAGCTTGCCCGGGCCGGTACCCTCGTAGCCCTTTGTTGCGACGCAGCTCTCGACAGATCGTAGAGGGATGCCTTTCCAGAAGTTCGGCAATCTCTATTTGCGAGTGCCCGGCTTTCTTCAGACTATAAATCTGGTATCGTTCGTTCTCGGTCAGCTGGTTGTAGCTCATCAGTGCTTTTCTCTTGGCGGGGAGAAGCGCCGACTCTACCAGCTGGCCTCTCTCTTACCAATTGCACTTATTATCCGAAACCGCGCATGATGTACATAATCAATGGAAAGAAAGTAATGTAGATTGTGTTGTCTATTTTGCTAGAAACTCAAATTGGGGTTGTGTTGCTCCGGCCTTCTCCGAAAATAAGCGCTCAATAAACCACCCTGAGCACAAAATATTCGAGCAAAATAGAAAGAGCTTCTTAAAGGCATTCCACCTCATGGAAGTCAATTCATAACAAGCGACTGTGGCTTCAATCCCTATCAAAAAACTAGGCGACCCATTCCTTTTGGTCGCGAACCATCGCGTTTAAGACCGTGAGCAACTTACGCATGCAGGCAACTAAAGCTACCTTTTTGTGCTTTCCTTTTGCTACCAATTGTTGGTATTGAGCTTTGATTGCCGGGTTGCACAGCGTAGCGCTGACGGTAGCCATATACAGCACGACACGTACAGATCTCCTGCCACCTTGAATCCGTCGCTTTCCCTTGAGCTTCCCGCTGTCTCGGTTAAATGGCGCGACGCCAGCTAGCGAAGCAATCTGCTTGTTGTTCAACGTTCCGAGTTCAGGTAGGTCTCCAAGGAGAGTGTGCGCTAGAACGTCGCCAACACCTGGTACACTTTTGAGCAATCTCTTCTTCTCAGACCAGGATGATTCTTTTTCGATGGCCTTTGAGAGCTGCCCATCAACCCACTCAATCTCCTTGTCGAGAATCTTCAGGACACGCCGGTAGGAGGCCTCCAGGATTCCGTCTCCCATGACTTCATCGCGATTCAATTCTTGAACTCTAATGTTCATCAGTTGGCGACGGCGGGCCAGTAAGTCTTTGATTCTTCTTAAGTTCTTTCCGTTATTGCGACTTATCCTAGGCTGCACTTTCGCGCCAAACTCTGCAATCAGAGCAGCATCTATGCGATCAGTTTTTGCCAGCTGGTCAATAGCACCTGCATAGCGCCGTACAGAGAGAGGTTTAGCAATTACGATCGGCAGATCGCGCTCAAAGGCTGTCTGAGCAAAGTTCAGCTCATAACGGCCCGTGGCCTCGACAACTACCCGTTCTACGTTATAACGGCGTATGCGCCCAATCGAATAGCGAATACCTTCCTCGCTGTTGTCAGACGACCAGTGAACGCCTCTTTCATGGATGTGAAAATCCAGAGAGAACTTGCCAACATCCACACCAACATTGACACCCGTTACCCTGTTACGTTGAATTGCCATAGAGACTCTTCCTTGCTAAATTCGGGCTCGAAGCCCATTCGACTGTTCGAGTTAGTAAATCGGGTCGGCCGCCCGCGCCACGCTTGTTAACGGTCTCTAAGGACCAGGCAAGCATCGGGCTGGGAGGCCGGTAACATGGTGAGAG
This region of Microbulbifer sp. SAOS-129_SWC genomic DNA includes:
- a CDS encoding IS110 family transposase codes for the protein MAIQRNRVTGVNVGVDVGKFSLDFHIHERGVHWSSDNSEEGIRYSIGRIRRYNVERVVVEATGRYELNFAQTAFERDLPIVIAKPLSVRRYAGAIDQLAKTDRIDAALIAEFGAKVQPRISRNNGKNLRRIKDLLARRRQLMNIRVQELNRDEVMGDGILEASYRRVLKILDKEIEWVDGQLSKAIEKESSWSEKKRLLKSVPGVGDVLAHTLLGDLPELGTLNNKQIASLAGVAPFNRDSGKLKGKRRIQGGRRSVRVVLYMATVSATLCNPAIKAQYQQLVAKGKHKKVALVACMRKLLTVLNAMVRDQKEWVA
- a CDS encoding integron integrase — its product is MDDIRHRIPKTQSGRFVQKLRLHMRESGLSYRTEQTYIHWIKRFIHFYKLRHPAEMGVAEIEQFLSQLSVERDCSINTQRIALNALVYLYKRFMGRDTESLQFKPARGPRRLPVVYSPAEIRAILAQLKGIYRLQVELMYGSGLRSAELLSLRVKDVDFGSNNIYVRAGKGNKDRTTMLPQGLKPELRQQIQRVAFIHAQDCLDGLGEVHLPDALAKKYPSAARELGWQFMFPSAEIGTDPRSGVRRRHHMHASTLTKHVRVAVRKAGVHKPARTHAFRHSFATHLLESGYDLRTIQELLGHADINTTEIYTHVVNRGGRGVLSPSDRLRADNLVTDAQPGYRLVAGIR
- a CDS encoding IS30 family transposase, whose translation is MSYNQLTENERYQIYSLKKAGHSQIEIAELLERHPSTICRELRRNKGLRGYRPGQAQKLSNVRRYGAHKARKVTDEVRDQIETLLRQELSPQQVADYLKRCTGISLHHETIYQLIYADKAHGGDLYTHLRVASKPYRKRYGSNDQRGKIKNRVSIDERPEVVDLGNRIGDWEGDTVIGKGRKGALLTLVERKSLYTVIVLLTGKRADLLAAAAVAHMVHLKEKVKTITFDNGLEFAGHEEIAKGLEADIYFAHPYASWERGINENTNGLIRQYFPKGTDFSTVSDEQVQFVMDRLNSRPRATRGGRSPNELFMGRRDDLLAA